In the genome of Phaeodactylum tricornutum CCAP 1055/1 chromosome 18, whole genome shotgun sequence, one region contains:
- a CDS encoding predicted protein, producing the protein MDPLEHVLMNLLGATTPDLSYCRFFEEYGIFQASKLASITKNRLATVSYGVLTPSVGDTPATIVCMFLPPAQQDQILKIVKWFLSKGTNVTNKTWLELTPEVLEYWQPASAIVTPATPVGSDAWSSFVKSTAAKFRKTIKNHSVPYPKFSEDRFWVTWKTNICIKLCIHGVQFVLDPDYLPETVNKTDTFAEMQNFVFGVFNNILLTPCAREILHNHVDELDAQAVYRNLVALYGKGIKYQCADHCHIH; encoded by the coding sequence atggacCCTCTTGAACATGTTCTTATGAACCTTTTGGGAGCAACAACACCAGATTTGTCGTACTGTcggttctttgaagagtacgGTATTTTTCAGGCCAGCAAGTTGGCCTCCATCACCAAAAATCGTCTTGCAACGGTGTCATATGGTGTTTTGACTCCTTCTGTGGGAGATACCCCTGCCACCATTGTTTGTATGTTTCTTCCGCCTGCCCAGCAGGATCAGATCCTTAAGATTGTCAAATGGTTCCTCTCGAAAGGTACCAACGTGACAAACAAAACCTGGCTTGAACTTACCCCTGAAGTCCTTGAGTATTGGCAACCAGCCTCTGCTATTGTTACACCTGCTACTCCTGTTGGATCGGACGCTTGGAGTTCCTTTGTCAAAAGTACTGCCGCGAAATTTCGGAAGACAATCAAAAATCATTCCGTTCCGTACCCAAAGTTCAGTGAAGACCGTTTTTGGGTCACTTGGAAAACAAATATTTGTATCAAGCTCTGTATCCATGGCGTCCAGTTTGTTCTTGACCCGGATTATTTGCCTGAGACCGTCAACAAGACAGATACATTTGCCGAAATGCAGAACTTTGTTTTTGGCGTGTTCAACAATATATTGTTGACCCCTTGTGCGCGTGAAATCCTCCACAACCATGTGGATGAATTGGATGCTCAGGCTGTCTACCGCAATCTTGTTGCCTTGTATGGTAAAGGTATCAAGTATCAATGCGCAGATCACTGCCACATCCATTGA